Proteins encoded in a region of the Zea mays cultivar B73 chromosome 4, Zm-B73-REFERENCE-NAM-5.0, whole genome shotgun sequence genome:
- the LOC100381425 gene encoding uncharacterized protein LOC100381425 has product MSGRHAPHLRLAVPPRLSAHPSFRFPSTPLPTPSKARGLPSSAAPPSSRYADGLLRLIVLHALFLLAPAVRALPSLAHALAFSPPLALLSAAALLLHHFAAASRKTHQPHRPFPGFPALVRPAFLLALSILLRLVALRILPAPGLLVLADSAGSLLARALRRPSRRRVISTAVAALSLVCISPSPSVILAIPFAAGFLSSTEQSAAARHATRTRLARAAAFALAAAFLSVPALVGLSFFGASDAGDGPPDGAVPIGPVWWLLLNSAFFGMALERRQEHGSGGGRPSVDFALTFLCTLVLELLYYPKLSLPGFLICGFLLWIASRELIPAGYVEHGTEDISESVFEAIMGPVRHILSERKSRKIAVFLLINTAYMFVEFGCGFVSDSLGLISDACHMLFDCAALAIGLYASYIARLPANGMYNFGRGRFEVLSGYVNAVFLVLVGVLIVLESFERILEPREISTSSLLSVSIGGLVVNIIGLVFFHEEHHHAHGGTCSHSHSHSHHGHEHHQHHGHEEHKHHNHDHHGANNVKACCDHHGDDNHRHDHHGNSKSEGIHNNIMDNTCKEKHGHEHHHHEHSEHCHQSRDHSHQNCNNITVEQQLLDIPLSNISSHDTESHSSKEGLRPSDSGNSNKPGHRHHIDHNMEGIFLHVLADTMGSVGVVISTLLIKYKGWLIADPICSVFISVMIVSSVIPLLRNSAEILLQRVPRNHEKDLAVALDDVMKIEDVLGVNNVHVWNLTNTDTVGTFQLHVSAEADKSSIRNKASRIFQEAGVQDLIIEIECVKR; this is encoded by the coding sequence atgTCCGGCCGCCACGCGCCGCACCTCCGGCTGGCCGTGCCGCCGCGGCTCTCCGCGCACCCCTCTTTCCGCTTCCCCTCCACGCCGCTCCCGACCCCGTCGAAAGCCCGCGGACTCCCTTCCTCCGCCGCCCCGCCGTCCTCCCGCTACGCCGACGGGCTCCTCCGCCTAATCGTGCTGCACGCGCTCTTCCTCCTCGCGCCCGCCGTGCGCGCGCTCCCCTCCCTGGCCCACGCGCTCGCGTTTTCCCCGCCCCTCGCGCTGCTCTCGGCCGCCGCCCTCCTCCTCCACCACTTCGCCGCCGCTTCCCGGAAGACCCACCAGCCTCACCGCCCGTTCCCCGGGTTCCCCGCTCTCGTCCGCCCGGCCTTCCTCCTCGCGCTTTCTATCCTCCTCCGGCTCGTGGCCCTCCGCATCCTCCCCGCCCCGGGCCTCCTCGTCCTCGCGGACTCCGCGGGCTCCCTGCTCGCCCGCGCCCTGCGCCGGCCCTCCCGCCGCCGAGTCATCTCCACCGCCGTCGCCGCCTTATCCCTTGTCTGCATCTCCCCTTCCCCTTCCGTGATCCTCGCGATCCCCTTCGCCGCTGGCTTCCTTTCCTCGACCGAACAATCGGCCGCGGCGCGGCATGCCACACGCACTCGGCTCGCCCGGGCGGCGGCATTTGCTCTCGCTGCTGCCTTTCTCTCTGTGCCAGCGCTTGTGGGTCTCTCCTTTTTCGGTGCCAGCGATGCGGGCGATGGTCCTCCTGATGGAGCAGTGCCGATCGGCCCGGTCTGGTGGCTGCTGCTTAACTCTGCCTTCTTTGGCATGGCTTTGGAGCGACGGCAGGAGCATGGCAGCGGCGGCGGTAGGCCGAGTGTGGATTTTGCACTGACGTTCTTATGCACTCTTGTTCTGGAGCTGCTGTACTACCCAAAGCTGTCTTTACCAGGATTCTTGATTTGTGGGTTCCTCTTGTGGATCGCCAGCAGGGAGCTGATCCCTGCAGGATATGTGGAGCATGGAACTGAAGATATCTCAGAGTCAGTTTTTGAAGCAATCATGGGTCCAGTTAGGCATATCTTGAGTGAGCGGAAGTCGAGAAAGATTGCTGTGTTTCTATTGATCAATACAGCCTACATGTTTGTGGAATTTGGCTGTGGGTTTGTGAGTGATAGTCTTGGGCTGATCTCTGATGCTTGCCAtatgttgtttgattgtgctgCACTGGCAATTGGTCTCTATGCGTCCTACATTGCGAGATTGCCTGCAAATGGGATGTACAACTTTGGAAGGGGCAGGTTTGAGGTTCTGTCAGGGTATGTCAATGCAGTGTTCTTGGTTCTTGTTGGTGTGCTGATTGTGTTGGAGTCGTTTGAGAGGATTCTTGAGCCTAGGGAAATATCAACTAGTAGTCTTTTGTCAGTTTCGATAGGTGGACTTGTTGTAAACATAATCGGATTGGTGTTCTTTCATGAGGAGCACCACCATGCTCATGGTGGTACCTGTTCTCACTCACATTCTCATTCACATCATGGTCATGAACATCATCAACACCATGGCCATGAAGAGCACAAACATCATAATCATGATCATCACGGTGCGAATAATGTGAAGGCATGTTGTGATCATCATGGAGATGACAACCATCGCCATGATCACCATGGGAATAGTAAAAGTGAGGGCATTCATAACAATATCATGGATAACACCTGCAAGGAGAAGCATGGCCATGAGCATCATCACCATGAACATTCGGAACATTGCCATCAGAGCAGAGATCATTCTCATCAAAATTGCAACAATATTACTGTTGAGCAACAGCTTCTTGACATTCCTCTTAGCAATATATCTTCTCATGACACAGAAAGTCACTCTTCAAAAGAAGGATTGAGACCATCAGATTCTGGAAACAGTAATAAGCCAGGACACCGGCACCACATTGATCACAACATGGAAGGAATCTTCTTGCATGTCCTAGCTGACACAATGGGAAGCGTTGGTGTTGTAATATCGACCTTACTGATCAAGTACAAGGGATGGCTTATAGCTGATCCGATATGCTCAGTATTCATTTCTGTAATGATCGTATCTTCTGTTATTCCATTGTTAAGGAATTCTGCGGAAATTCTGTTGCAGAGAGTCCCAAGAAATCATGAAAAGGATTTGGCTGTAGCATTGGATGATGTTATGAAGATCGAGGACGTCCTTGGAGTCAACAATGTTCATGTATGGAACTTAACTAACACTGACACTGTAGGTACTTTTCAGTTACATGTATCAGCAGAAGCTGACAAGTCTTCCATAAGAAATAAAGCTTCACGGATATTTCAAGAAGCTGGGGTTCAAGATCTGATTATCGAGATTGAGTGTGTTAAAAGGTAG